Part of the Niallia alba genome is shown below.
TTTCGCCAACAAATCCTAACATGACGATGCTTCCTGTTTTATATTGTGCTATTAAATGTTCGATTGTATCCTTCGCATCTTCTGGTTCAATTACTTGTTGAACAAAACGTTTCGTGATTTCTTTCTTCGGCTGTTTAAAGACATCAATCACTGGCCCCGTTTCTACTACTTTCCCATCTTCCATCACGGCTACTCGATGACAAATCTTTCGAATAACATGCATTTCATGAGTGATAAGAACGATAGTAAGACCAAGACGTTTATTAATGTCTACTAACAAATCTAAGATTGCATCTGTTGTTTGTGGATCCAATGCAGATGTTGCTTCATCACAAAGAAGTACTTTCGGATCACTAGCAAGTGCTCTTGCGATACCAACTCGCTGCTTTTGCCCACCGCTTAATTGAGAAGGATAAGCGTCCTCTCGTCCTTCCAATCCAACTAACTTGATTAACTCCAATACTTTCTTGTCTCTTGCTGTTTTTTTTACTCCTGCTATTTCTAAAGGAAAAGCTATATTTTCTTTTACCGTTCTTGACCATAACAGATTAAAATGTTGAAAAATCATACTGATTTCTTGTCTCGCCTTACGAAGCTTGCTTCCCTTTATTTTGGAAACTTCGTGACCTGCAACCGAAACACTTCCTTCAGTAGGAATCTCCAATCCGTTCAGCATTCTGATTAATGTACTTTTACCTGCACCACTATATCCTATTATTCCAAATATCTCTCCTGAATGGATATTTAAATCCACATGATCAACTGCAGTGACCTTCCCACTTCTAGAGGAGTATATTTTTTTTACTGAGTTGACATTAATCAATGTGTTCACCTACTTCTATTTAAAATTACTCTATCGATCACTATATTAAAATAGTTTTTAACAAAACACATCATATCATTCCAAATAATAAAAAAACCTTTCTGCAAGATGAGCAGAAAGGTTTTTTTATTAATAATATCCCTTTCTCTCATCTATCAAAGCTAAACGCTTTGTGTGAATTGGCACCGTTTCAGTATACTGACGGTTGCCGGGTTTCATAGGGCACATCCCTCCACCTCTCTTGATAAGAGTTCTTTATCTATATGAAATTTTAAATTCGTTAATATGATAGATGTAATTTACCATTTCCCGATATTAGTGTCAATACATTTTTTAATATAATATTTTTTCTGAATTTTCAATTTATTACGTAAGGTTTTCTAACATAATTAATCAGGGAAGCACAGTTGGATTTAGTGATGAAGCTGATAAAGATTCCCCTAAAAAAACAACCTGAAATATACTTCATTTTCTGTGCGAAAATGAGCTTCCAGGTGAGCATCAACTCTTATTTTCAGTTTAGATTTCCATCTTTAACCGGTTCGATTTACAGGCTGTGAATTACTTAAGAAAAACAAAGATTCCAGTAAAAGAATTTTTCTTAAAGAACCTTCTAGTTGAATCAATTCACTTTTTTTCGCTTTTCTAAGAAGAATCTCACCCGTCGAAACCTTCATTATACTATCTCTTTCTCCCGTTAACCATACATCTGGATTTTCATCTGTCATCCTTCTCCATGAAAAACGATTGTCCCTTAACTCCATTATATAGACATCATTTTGGCATGATATCGCTAATGAAAGCGAAGTGTTTCGAAATAATGGTTTTAAAGACTCTTTACGATTCAACTTATCTACAAAACTTTTCATCCACTCCTGCAAAAGCATCTCCTACTTTCTGCCGAACAATCTTATATTACTTATTCTTGCAAGAATAGAAAAAAACCTTTTTTGTTAAGGACAATCTTTTGGAAAATCTGTTTTGGAATCAATATTGGTAGTCGGGGATTTCAAAGGGTAGCATTTTGAGAAGAGCCGATCTATTACCTTATTGCTCCTCTTGTGAGCAAAAGGGCTTTGATCGGGCTTCTCTGTTCCCTTCTTCCCTTCTCTTGTGAGTAAACGGGCTCTGATCGGGCTTCTCTGTTCCCTTCTTCTCTTCTCTTGTGAGTAAACGGGCTTTGATCGGGCTTCTCTATTCCCTTCTTCTCTTCTCTTGTGAGTAAACGGGCTCTGATCGGGCTTCTCTGTTCCCTTCTTCCCTTCTCTTGTGAGTAAACGGGCTCTGATCAGGCTTCTCTGTTCCCTTCTTCTCTCCCATTCAAGGCAAATTGGCTTTCACTGATTAAAATACTTTGTATTATAATCGCAAATAAAAGAAAGACCCTTTCATCCACGGAAAAGGGTCTTTCTACCTCGTGTATTTATTAATCACTTCCAGTAAATGAGGAACCGATTCAAAGCGATATACTTTTTCCTTTAACTCCCCATTTTCGATAATCAATAGACAAGGAACACTTTCAACTTCAAACTTTGTTGCTAAATCTGGAGCATAATTCAAATCCATTTTTCCTAAGTTTAAATCTGGCTTCATTGTATGTAATACCGTTAGCATCTTAGAAGCAACCATGCATGTTCCGCAAAGAGGAGTATATAAATAAAAAAAGGCAGTTGATGCATCTTTTATTTGTTTCTCCCACTGATCGGGCTTCCATTCTATCATAAACCATTCATCCTTATATCTAAATATTTGGCTTCAATTTCGATATTTGCCTGCAATAAGAGTGTTGCTAAATGATGTTCTGGTGAGGCGGCCACTTCTTTATATTTTCGATCTATATAAAGAAATTCTGCTTCTGGAAGTTCTCTTTTAAACTGCTTCCTTAACTTATCTCCAGACTTGTCTGCATCCACTAAAATATACACATCTTTATCCATTAACTCTTCTAGCAATTCATCCAGTTTCGATACACCTATTGTTCCATTAGTGCAAATGATATCAACTGGTTCACGCACAATCTTTTCTACTTTTCTTTTATCTGATTTGCCTTCAACAATGATTACTTTTTTCATTTTGATCACCTAAAGGAGTTATTTCATTTACTTTAACATATTTCAAACAAGAAAAGAAAGAAGTAGATTTTATGGTATGAGGTTTGAAAAAGAACGATATAATTGGCCATTGTAAAACCTCATTAAGTCCACTATTTTTACCCTTTAACTAGAAATTCTCTCAAGAAAAAGACATCGGCAAATTACCGATGTCTTTAATAGTCAATTAACCTTCGTTCGTCATTTCTTCGTATTGTTCTGATGACATAAGTGCCTCAATGTCCGCTTTATCGCTTGGTTCGATAACAACCATCCATGCTTTTTCATAAGGAGATTCGTTAACATACTCTGGATTGTCGCTAAGTTCTTCGTTCACTTCTACTACTTTTCCACTGATAGGAGCATATAATTCAGAAACTGTTTTAACAGATTCTACACTTCCGAAAGGCTCATTTGCCGTTACTTCATCGCCTACTTCTGGTAGTTCAACAAATACGATATCGCCTAATTCAGATTGCGCAAAATATGTAATTCCTACACGTGCGTTTTCTCCCTCAACTTTAACCCATTCATGCTCTTTTGAATATCGTAAATCCTTTGGTACTGCCATTATAACCCCTCCGTATTTATCATATTACTCTGTTAAACAGAGTCACTATTAAAAAAAGCAGGATTCTTATCCCCAACTTTCTTCAAACACTTCTTCTTTAAACCCTAATGTTACTTTATTTCCATCTGTTGTTAAAGGGCGTTTAATTAGCATGCCATCAGAAGCAAGCAAATCTAGCAATTCACCTTCTGAAGCTTCGTTTATTTTGTCCTTTAATCCTAGATCTCTGTATTTCTGGCCAGAGGTATTGAAAAACTTCTTTAATTCAAGACCGCTGTTTTTATACAAATCCTCTAATAATGCACGGGAAGGAGGATTATCTACAATATGTACTTCTTCATATGACACATGATTTTCATCGAGCCACTTTTTCGCCTTTCGACAGGTTGAGCATTTTGGATACCAATAAAAAGTAACTTTCATTCCATCACCCATAATCTATGTATTTTAAATCATTCCACTAAATATTATCACAATTTTATATAAAGTGAAACTTCAATAGCTGCGGCTTTTTATGGCAGTTAACAGTCAACTAGATTTCCATTCTACGAATAGTCCTTCGCACAGTAGTTTCTACTATTGCGAAGAACCTTATCATAAAATACTATACGTAATATTCTCCAGCCTTCAACAAACTTGTTGCAGCCTCTCTCTTACTGGCAATAAGGGCCTTTGGTGTATATCTAGTATATTTCTTCAATACGGAAAGGGCTAATCTTAATTCATCGCCACTAAGCATATATGCTAAAGTATCTGTTGCTTCTGTGATAACTTGTTGAAAAGCTTCCTGACAATAGATTTCCGTGTACAACATTTTTTGCTTTTCTTCTTTTTTACTTTTTTCCATTGACTTCTCTGTTCTTAAAATACAGGAGTCCATCGCAAAAATAGCATTGATAATATTTGCTAGATTCACCATAATCTCTTGCTGTTCTTCCAATTTATCCTTATATTTCTTTAGCATCATCCCAAATAGGAGATAACTAATTTTTTTCGAATTCGACAAAAGCATTTTTTCTTGTGATAATGGCATTTCATCTGGATCTTCTGGAAGAAAGGAAATCATTTCTTTTTCCGTCATTGCTGCAAGTGCGAATAATGGAAGCTCACCTTTCAAACTCTTTTTGGCCAAGGTAGGAGGAATCAATAATCGATTTATTTCATTTGTCCCTTCAAAAATACGATTGATTCTTGAATCACGATACATTCTCACAATATCGTAATCTTCCATAAAACCATTGCCTCCATGGAGTTGAACACATTCATCTACAACCATATCTAATACTTCTGAAGCAAAGATTTTGTTCAAACTGCATTCTATTACATATTCATTTATAATTTTCGCCATCTTTTTCATTTCTACATCGTCTGCTAATCCATCCATTGCTTCTGAAAGCAATCCAGCTGTTCGATAAACAGTACTTTCTGCTGCATAAATATAGGAAGCCATTGTCGCATACTTTTCAAGTGTAAGGGGAAAACGGGATATCGGAGTGGAGAATTGTATTCGTTTATCTGTATATGCAATAGTCTTTTTAAGTGCTTCCTTACTTGCACCAATTGCTCCAAGGCCAAGCTTATAGCGTCCAATATTTAAAATATTTAATGCAATTAAATGACCTCTTCCTACTTCTCCTAACACATTTTCCACAGGTACTTCTACTTGATCAAAACGGACAGCGCAAGTTGACGAACTCTTAATTCCTAATTTATTTTCTTCTTTTCCTACTGAAACCCCAGAAAAGGCTTTTTCAACGATAAAGGCAGTAAAATGGTGTTGATTTACTTTTGCATATACGACAAAGATATCCGCAATTCCTGAATTCGTAATCCACTGCTTTTCACCAGTCAATAAATAATGTGTACCCTCTTTATTTAAAACTGCTGTTGTTTTTACACTAAGTGCATCTGATCCAACAGTAGGTTCTGTTAGTGCGTAGGATGCTATTTTTTTACCTGTAGCTAAATCTGGTAAATACTTTTCCTTTTGTGCTTTATTTCCGAATAAAACAATCGGTAATGAACCAATTCCTATATGAGCTCCATGAGTGACAGAGAAGCCACCTGCAACAGACATCATCTCAGAGATAACAGCAGTACTGATTTTATCTAAGCCCAAACCACCATATATTTCTGGAATATCTGAACTTAATAATCCTAGTTCTCCTGCCTCTTCCATCAATTGTTTCGTAATAGTAAATTGATGATTTTCCATTTCGGCCAAATGTGGTAATACTCTTTTCTGAACAAACTCACTCGTCATTTCTGCAATCATCTGATGCTCTTCCGTAAAATCTTCTGGTGTGAAAATAGCTTCTTCGGTGACTTGTTCTGTTAAAAAACTTCCACCCTTTTGCATATTATTTTTTTCCTTCCTTTCTATATCCACTTCATCTTCATTTAAAGAAATGGTTAAATCTTTTTTCTAGCCAATAATGGCTTCCCTGTCTGCAATAGATGTAGCATTCTTTTTTGTGTCTCCTGTTCCTGAATTAATCGAATAAACGCTTCTCTTTCTAAATCTAATAAATAGTCCTCCTCCACCAATGTGCCACATTCTACCTTGCCTCCTGTAAGGACGGTTGCAAGATTACTCGCAATAAATGCATCATATTCGGAGATAAAACCAAGTTTTCCTAGCTTTTTAATTTCTTTCATTAAAAATTCATAACCAACTGTTCCTGCAACTACTATCTTTTCTTTTTGCTGTGGTTGATACTGCTCATTAGCTAATTGCAAAACCGCCTTTTTAGCATCTCTTAATAAAAATCGGACATTATTTGTTATCCCATCTTTA
Proteins encoded:
- a CDS encoding methionine ABC transporter ATP-binding protein codes for the protein MINVNSVKKIYSSRSGKVTAVDHVDLNIHSGEIFGIIGYSGAGKSTLIRMLNGLEIPTEGSVSVAGHEVSKIKGSKLRKARQEISMIFQHFNLLWSRTVKENIAFPLEIAGVKKTARDKKVLELIKLVGLEGREDAYPSQLSGGQKQRVGIARALASDPKVLLCDEATSALDPQTTDAILDLLVDINKRLGLTIVLITHEMHVIRKICHRVAVMEDGKVVETGPVIDVFKQPKKEITKRFVQQVIEPEDAKDTIEHLIAQYKTGSIVMLGFVGESAEQPVITNLIRAFSVSVNIIQGKISPTQNGSYGTLYIHLDGEQEEIDKAIQYLHAQEISVEVIEG
- a CDS encoding SCP2 sterol-binding domain-containing protein, with the protein product MKSFVDKLNRKESLKPLFRNTSLSLAISCQNDVYIMELRDNRFSWRRMTDENPDVWLTGERDSIMKVSTGEILLRKAKKSELIQLEGSLRKILLLESLFFLSNSQPVNRTG
- a CDS encoding thioredoxin family protein → MIEWKPDQWEKQIKDASTAFFYLYTPLCGTCMVASKMLTVLHTMKPDLNLGKMDLNYAPDLATKFEVESVPCLLIIENGELKEKVYRFESVPHLLEVINKYTR
- a CDS encoding toprim domain-containing protein translates to MKKVIIVEGKSDKRKVEKIVREPVDIICTNGTIGVSKLDELLEELMDKDVYILVDADKSGDKLRKQFKRELPEAEFLYIDRKYKEVAASPEHHLATLLLQANIEIEAKYLDIRMNGL
- the gcvH gene encoding glycine cleavage system protein GcvH, translated to MAVPKDLRYSKEHEWVKVEGENARVGITYFAQSELGDIVFVELPEVGDEVTANEPFGSVESVKTVSELYAPISGKVVEVNEELSDNPEYVNESPYEKAWMVVIEPSDKADIEALMSSEQYEEMTNEG
- a CDS encoding arsenate reductase family protein, which encodes MKVTFYWYPKCSTCRKAKKWLDENHVSYEEVHIVDNPPSRALLEDLYKNSGLELKKFFNTSGQKYRDLGLKDKINEASEGELLDLLASDGMLIKRPLTTDGNKVTLGFKEEVFEESWG
- a CDS encoding acyl-CoA dehydrogenase family protein; amino-acid sequence: MQKGGSFLTEQVTEEAIFTPEDFTEEHQMIAEMTSEFVQKRVLPHLAEMENHQFTITKQLMEEAGELGLLSSDIPEIYGGLGLDKISTAVISEMMSVAGGFSVTHGAHIGIGSLPIVLFGNKAQKEKYLPDLATGKKIASYALTEPTVGSDALSVKTTAVLNKEGTHYLLTGEKQWITNSGIADIFVVYAKVNQHHFTAFIVEKAFSGVSVGKEENKLGIKSSSTCAVRFDQVEVPVENVLGEVGRGHLIALNILNIGRYKLGLGAIGASKEALKKTIAYTDKRIQFSTPISRFPLTLEKYATMASYIYAAESTVYRTAGLLSEAMDGLADDVEMKKMAKIINEYVIECSLNKIFASEVLDMVVDECVQLHGGNGFMEDYDIVRMYRDSRINRIFEGTNEINRLLIPPTLAKKSLKGELPLFALAAMTEKEMISFLPEDPDEMPLSQEKMLLSNSKKISYLLFGMMLKKYKDKLEEQQEIMVNLANIINAIFAMDSCILRTEKSMEKSKKEEKQKMLYTEIYCQEAFQQVITEATDTLAYMLSGDELRLALSVLKKYTRYTPKALIASKREAATSLLKAGEYYV